In the genome of Nitrospirota bacterium, the window AGTATTTCCCGGAAATAGGTAGATACTATAACAACTGGACGTGGGAATTATCATATTCAGGAGTAACGTTGGAGAAAAATGCCCTTGGGGCCATTGCTTTTATCTGCGGCATTTATTTAGTTTGGGATTTGATCGAAACACACACTGCCAGTAATAAAATGACGGGTAAGATGGATTTATTAAGTCGGGTATTGTTGCTGATAATGGTGGTCTGGATAATGCTTATGGTGAACAGCGCAACCTCACTTGTATGCCTAATACTTGGAACATGCATTCTTATTTTCATCCGGCGCCCTGGTGTCATGCGTCAGGTCAGATATCTTGGTACTTTCAGTCTCATTCTAAGTTTAGTGGTTCTTCTGGTTTATTCAGTGCCGGGATTTATTGAGGGGATTGTAGAAACATTAGGTAGGAATATGACATTCACGGGACGAACCGATCTATGGGCGGACTTACTGAAAATGAACATCAATCCTATTATCGGGACAGGATATCAGAGTTTCTGGCTTGGATCGCACGCTGAATATATGTGGAACAAGTATTACTTCCATCCAAATCAAGCTCATAATGGATTTTTGGAAACATATCTGAACGGCGGATTAGCGGGAGTGTTACTACTAATGGCACTGCTCATCTCTACAGGCAGTAAATTAAAGAAGGAGCTCTTACGTGGAAACAGATTAAGCATGCTTTGCTTTTCGTTCTTTATTGTTGTATTAGTCTCTAACTGGACAGAGGCAACCTTTAATAGGCAATCGCTTGTATGGATTATTCTTATAGTTGCAGCACTGACCTATAGAGCCACACCAGAGCATGCGACAGAATATACGAGAATTACAACAAATGGCGATATTAAGAATAACTTATTTAAAGGTCAGTCGAACGTATCAGTATCCTCGCGTCATATTTAATATTCATACGATAGAGATAGATGAAATTAGTGAACTTTTTGTCTCGTGCCCAGGGGCGTTACATAAGATTTGTCGCTGAACGCCTTTATAGACGGCCGATGGCGATGCAAAACACTTTGCCTTTCATTTCGTTTACATTCGACGATTTCCCGCGTTCAGCATTACAAAAAGGCGGTGATATTCTAATGCGTTTTGGCCTTCGAGCGACTTATTATGCATCTTTGGGTTTGATGGGTACAAAGGCGTCTACGGGTATGATTTTCATTCCAGATGACATAAAAAAACTTTTAGCACAAGGACATGAGTTAGGTTGTCACACGTTCGCCCACAGTCATTCTTGGAAAACAAGCCCGAGGGTTTTCGAAGAGTCTATAATTAATAACAACCGTGCACTCGATAATCTTGTTCCCGGAGCCGTGTTTAGATCATTTTCTTATCCAATTTTAGGCCCACGCCCATTTTCCAAGCGGAGAGCGGGTAGATATTTCGATAGCTGTCGAGGCGGTGGACAGAAATTCAATATTGGCACGGTAGATTTAAATTACTTGAATGCGTTCTTTTTGGAGAAAAGCCGTGATAATCCGAGATTTGTCGAAGATATTATTGATCAAAATAGCATCTCCAAGGGGTGGCTAATATTTGCCACTCATGATATTAGTGAGAGTCCCACTCTTTATGGGTGTACGTCCTCCTTCTTTGAAAGAATTGTGAAGTATTCTCTGTATTCTGGTGCCAAAATATTGCCCGTTGCCGAGGCACTGGACGAAATTCGGGTTAGCTTGAAATGATGCTGACATTTAGCAAAAACCGGGTGCGATTATAGATAAAAATAGCTTATCGTACTATTAGCTCATAAAAACAGCAAAATTAATAAAAAATGATAGAATTTTTATCGAATATGGATTGAGCCTTCTTTATTCACATTGACTGCAAAAGTTGTATAAACGATTTTTCATCAATCAGAGGAAGGAATGTTTACTTTTCTACAAACGAGTACCAGTTTTTTGGTGAATACTCAATGTTTGAGGCAATACCTGCTTTGATTCAAAATGCAATTGATGCGGTACAACATTATGATTATGTTGCTTTAATCAGCGGAACTGATTATCCATTAAGAACTACAGGTTTAAGTGATCGGAATCACTTTTATTTAGTTTTTTCTATGGTATGATATCAGAGATTGAAAAAAGTTCATCTTCTAAGTAAGGTGAAATGTTGCATGTTTAACCGAACATCAAATATTTTAAGAAACTATGGGGGAGGAAATAAAATGATAATCGGGGAGATTAGTGGACAATGTTTGAAAAAGACTTTTCTCATTATAGTATTAGTGCTGTTGCCAAGAATTGGATACTCAGCCACTTATCCAGTAACATCATGTACAGCGGCTAATGTTCAGTCAGCTCATGATTCCGCAAGTGCAGGAGATAAAATTTATCTTAACTGTTCCGGCGCAACATGGTCGTCATCAGTGAATGTAACAAAAGGAATTGAAATATATGGTAATGGTCAAGATGCAACTGTGTTAACAGCTAATAATTCATGTTTGTTTAATATTTCACTTGCTAGCGGCAATTTTAGATTACACGATTTAGGAATGACAGGAAGTGGTGGTTCATGCGGCGGATTGGAGACACAATATATTAGAGCGTCTGGTAATGGGACATCAATTTGGAACTCATTTCGGGCCGACCACTTAAAATTTACAAATACCAACTCGCACTCCGTTACTTTTGACCCCTGGTGGAATATTCCATCGCATCCTAAAGCACTCTTTGACCATATTACATGGTCGAGTAACGTAACAGGTTCCAGGCTCCTTAAACTAGCAGGAAATAATTCGACATGGAGATCAACAGACCAATATGGAACAGATTGGGGAGTATTTATAGAAGATTCATCCTTTACATGGACAGGGGGTGCCACTGGAGAGGTTACGGACACGGAACATGGAGCACGGTTAATTGTAAGGCATAATACAATTACCAATGGTGCTGTTCAGATGCACGATACAGGTAGCACACAAGCAGCAAGAGGAAACAGAATAATGGAAATATACGAGAACACTTTTAATTGCACCGCAAGCGGATGCTCCAATATGCCAGCGATGGGATTGAGGGGCGGAGGGTACATAGTCTATAACAACACAATATCCGGTGGTTATTTTTCAGCAGCATGGCCTCAAATTTGGAGAACTGATGTGGGTGCGGGTTTTCTTGGGGGCATGTGTAATGGTAGTGCTGTTCGAGCTTGTAATACGAGCACTTACTATCACTGCTCAGGAGGGGATCACGCTGTATGTTCTTATCCTGGAGACTCCGCTTGCACGGGTAAGGGGTCATGCGTAGTTGTATGTACTTCTAATTCTGATTGTCCTACTGGAACCGATGGTACCGCTACTTGTTTGGCTACAGTAGACAAAGTAGACGGCGGAAGTAATCCCTATGGATGGCCTTGCCGCGATCAAACTGGGAGAGGAATGGAATATGGAACTGGCGGGGCTTTACAGGAAAGCTCCCCTGTCTATTGGTATAACAATAAAGATGGAAGTGGCAAAACCATAACTTTTGGAAATGGTTATCCTAATTATTTCCAATTAAATCGGGATTATTGTACTCACGATCCATCAACAAGTTGCGGTACTAAATCAGGATGGACATACACGTCTTACGCCTATCCGCATCCACTCACTGGTGGAAGCGTCCCTAATAGTCCTAGGCCAAATGCGCCTATACTTCATCCATAACGTACAGGAACGGATGAAGATGTATTACCATTTAGATGGTGACTTTATAACTAAACGGAGTATCAGGCTTTCACAATGTTGGCAATGGATCGCTTACATATAACTTAAAGATTGAATTTCAGGTATAGGTGGCACAGTGTTTAGGATTTGATTTATAAAAAAAGCGATACTCAGAGTTGTAAGTACAACGATCAGAATTGGAAGTCCCTTGCGCTCAACAGAGTGGAAAAATATATTTTCCACAGAGTAATACCCAGCATAGTTCCACCGCTATTGCCGATAACATCCATGAGTTGAGACGATCTGGCAGGAAGATAAGACTGAATGATTTCTATGAAAAAACTGGTACCGATACCGAGAATCATTGTTATTACCACAATACGAACACGTGTTACACTTTTTTCCGAAAGATACCAGGTAATAAAGAAGCCAAATGGAATGAAACCTAAAATGTTAATTACAACATCTATTGCGTAGCTTCGATTCACGCGAAAATCATTCCAGGGTATGACCAGCATACGGCGTCGGAGAGGGGTAAAGTGTTCAGGAATGTCCAAATCGTTTCCCAGCCCGGAATGGTCCCTTACGACTGAACCTGCTTGTTGATCAAAGCGATAAAGAGCCATAGGAAGAGTTCTAATAGTCGAAGAAATACTGCCGTCATTACTCCAAGTGTCATAGTGTTGTTGAACTTCTTCGGGAGACAACGCTTGATCATAGATTGCGAGAGTGGAAACTATTCCAGTCCATGGCCGCTTTCCATCAGCAGAGTTTCCAATGACCAGTTGGCCAAAGGCATTTTTATTGGGGCCCAGAAGTGAGACATCTCTGCGCCACTCTTTCAATTGGCCATCAATATAAACTGCTGTACCTCTTTTGTCAGAAGCGATGGCGATGAATCGCGATCTTCCAATAAGCAGGGTGTCCCCGATCCCGATCTGACTTGTGTGATCATATTGACAGGAGTTCCGCAGGCGGTTTTGGATAATTAAGGTTGATTTCCATTGCGCAATAATAAGGCGTTCGCAGGGCTGGCCGTCGTCTATCGCGAGAATAACCGGTACGGATTTATTCCATTCTTTATCTGATTCAATTACCATCTCGATGCTTAAAGAACTTGGTTGGTGTTGAGCGTACCGTCTCATTAACATATTTTTTGTGTAGATAATCCCCCTTCTTGAATAACGAATAC includes:
- a CDS encoding polysaccharide deacetylase family protein, producing MKLVNFLSRAQGRYIRFVAERLYRRPMAMQNTLPFISFTFDDFPRSALQKGGDILMRFGLRATYYASLGLMGTKASTGMIFIPDDIKKLLAQGHELGCHTFAHSHSWKTSPRVFEESIINNNRALDNLVPGAVFRSFSYPILGPRPFSKRRAGRYFDSCRGGGQKFNIGTVDLNYLNAFFLEKSRDNPRFVEDIIDQNSISKGWLIFATHDISESPTLYGCTSSFFERIVKYSLYSGAKILPVAEALDEIRVSLK
- a CDS encoding O-antigen ligase family protein; the protein is MPRQIALSIYVIFILWLFIKDQKLRPMTSWALWIPLVWIAIIGSRPISLWFGGGIVIDTPEAYLDGSPVDRNISLILIILGLMVLLKRDVQWRGVLADNRWFFLFIIYCGISVIWSDYSFIGFKRWVKDVGNVIIVLIIFTEKDPVQAIKAVFARYTYLALPLSVMFIKYFPEIGRYYNNWTWELSYSGVTLEKNALGAIAFICGIYLVWDLIETHTASNKMTGKMDLLSRVLLLIMVVWIMLMVNSATSLVCLILGTCILIFIRRPGVMRQVRYLGTFSLILSLVVLLVYSVPGFIEGIVETLGRNMTFTGRTDLWADLLKMNINPIIGTGYQSFWLGSHAEYMWNKYYFHPNQAHNGFLETYLNGGLAGVLLLMALLISTGSKLKKELLRGNRLSMLCFSFFIVVLVSNWTEATFNRQSLVWIILIVAALTYRATPEHATEYTRITTNGDIKNNLFKGQSNVSVSSRHI
- the vanZ gene encoding VanZ family protein, with protein sequence MSSPFIIIVRKYLGVICLCVITVILFAGLWPKNFHSENDVAFLPDGKGIRYSRRGIIYTKNMLMRRYAQHQPSSLSIEMVIESDKEWNKSVPVILAIDDGQPCERLIIAQWKSTLIIQNRLRNSCQYDHTSQIGIGDTLLIGRSRFIAIASDKRGTAVYIDGQLKEWRRDVSLLGPNKNAFGQLVIGNSADGKRPWTGIVSTLAIYDQALSPEEVQQHYDTWSNDGSISSTIRTLPMALYRFDQQAGSVVRDHSGLGNDLDIPEHFTPLRRRMLVIPWNDFRVNRSYAIDVVINILGFIPFGFFITWYLSEKSVTRVRIVVITMILGIGTSFFIEIIQSYLPARSSQLMDVIGNSGGTMLGITLWKIYFSTLLSARDFQF